The proteins below are encoded in one region of Reichenbachiella sp. 5M10:
- a CDS encoding TonB-dependent receptor codes for MKKTFLLLLCLTSMTAWAQTGAISGQVIDEESGEALIGATVTIQGTSTGAVADVAGEFTLEGLDYGSYTVLFNFVGYAEKKQTVELNNSVLRLEPVALNSSSIGLEEVMVLASVAVDRQTPVAVSTVKAAQIESKIGSQEFPEILKATPGVYATRAGGGFGDGRVNVRGFSDENVAVLINGVPVNDMENGRVYWSNWAGIMDIAQNVQVQRGLGASKIAVPSIGGTINVVSKASDREQGGSLYMATGNNAYSKLGLTLSTGLTDKNWAVTLSGSRTQGDGFVKGTEFLGYSYFLNVAKKINKKHELVFTAVGALQRHGQRQNMQSLSTFDASPDGIRYNADWGYKNGQVVHVEDNFYHKPQLSLNHYWTINQDTELATSVYASFGSGGGGGTGGPDFVKNRVGGTYGPIDLDYLVDRNEATVDGNALAFLRASRNDHKWYGILSTLTKDLGNGFSVMGGVDGRFYQGKHYQEVTDLLGADYYIDGSDENNPNKVVKTGDKFSYYNDGLVGWGGVFGQVEYKKEKLSAFVTVNASNTSYKRIDYYNYLDSDPEQETDWISFFAYGVKGGANYNLTDNHGVYFNVGYFQRAPFFDGVFLNFQNDINEDAVNQKVISYEVGYNFRSSKFNANLNAYRTQWKDRTYTATSNQPDGTVIFGNLLGVDALHQGVELDAVFEPYAGLRFTGMISIGDWRWQNDLENVNLYDEEQNLIETVNIFIKDVHVSDAAQTTAALGVQYELLKGLRFGVDYNYAARYYAQFDPTSRESKDSDGNNIDSWEIPAFGLVDLNLTYDFEIAGFNSSLYGNVYNVANTKYVSDANDGSNHDAASSSVYYGAGTTWNLGLKMRF; via the coding sequence ATGAAGAAAACATTTTTACTACTATTATGTTTAACATCCATGACGGCTTGGGCTCAAACGGGAGCGATCTCAGGTCAAGTCATTGATGAAGAATCTGGGGAGGCTTTGATAGGAGCGACCGTGACGATTCAGGGCACTAGTACAGGTGCAGTTGCAGACGTAGCGGGCGAGTTTACCCTCGAAGGTCTGGATTACGGTTCGTATACCGTGTTATTCAATTTCGTCGGCTATGCCGAAAAAAAGCAAACAGTTGAACTCAATAATTCTGTTCTACGCCTTGAGCCTGTAGCGTTGAACTCTTCATCTATTGGACTAGAGGAAGTGATGGTCTTGGCATCCGTAGCGGTAGACCGACAGACTCCAGTTGCTGTGTCGACAGTCAAAGCAGCGCAGATTGAGTCTAAGATTGGTAGCCAGGAATTTCCTGAGATTCTGAAAGCAACACCAGGAGTGTATGCAACCAGAGCTGGTGGAGGTTTCGGTGATGGACGTGTCAATGTCCGTGGATTTAGTGACGAAAACGTAGCGGTGTTGATCAATGGTGTGCCGGTCAATGATATGGAAAACGGCCGTGTGTATTGGTCGAACTGGGCAGGGATCATGGATATCGCTCAAAATGTACAGGTACAACGTGGATTGGGAGCTTCTAAGATCGCTGTGCCATCTATAGGAGGGACAATCAACGTCGTGTCCAAAGCATCAGATAGAGAGCAAGGTGGCTCTTTGTACATGGCGACTGGCAACAACGCCTACTCAAAACTGGGGTTGACCTTGTCGACTGGTTTGACAGACAAAAACTGGGCGGTGACTCTCTCAGGATCAAGAACTCAAGGCGATGGTTTCGTCAAAGGTACAGAGTTTTTGGGCTACTCATACTTCTTGAACGTAGCAAAGAAAATCAATAAAAAGCACGAGTTGGTATTTACCGCAGTGGGCGCGTTGCAAAGACACGGTCAGAGACAAAACATGCAGTCTTTGTCTACGTTTGACGCCAGTCCTGACGGTATCCGATACAATGCGGATTGGGGATACAAAAATGGTCAAGTGGTACATGTAGAAGATAACTTCTACCACAAACCACAACTTTCATTGAACCACTACTGGACGATCAATCAGGATACGGAGTTGGCGACATCTGTCTATGCTTCGTTTGGTTCTGGTGGAGGTGGAGGTACAGGCGGACCTGACTTTGTCAAAAACAGAGTAGGCGGTACCTATGGCCCGATCGATTTGGATTACTTGGTAGATAGAAACGAAGCGACTGTAGATGGCAATGCTTTGGCTTTCTTGAGAGCTTCGCGCAATGATCACAAGTGGTACGGTATCTTGTCTACTTTGACCAAGGATCTCGGAAATGGATTCTCTGTCATGGGAGGTGTGGACGGTAGATTCTACCAAGGTAAGCACTATCAGGAAGTTACCGACCTATTGGGTGCTGACTACTACATCGACGGTAGTGATGAGAATAATCCAAATAAAGTGGTCAAAACTGGAGACAAATTTAGCTACTACAACGACGGTCTCGTTGGTTGGGGTGGAGTATTTGGACAGGTAGAATATAAGAAAGAAAAACTCTCTGCATTTGTCACAGTCAATGCTTCGAATACTTCGTACAAGCGTATCGATTATTACAACTACTTGGATTCTGATCCAGAACAAGAGACAGATTGGATTAGCTTTTTCGCTTATGGTGTCAAGGGTGGAGCAAACTACAACTTGACGGATAACCACGGTGTGTATTTCAATGTCGGATATTTTCAAAGAGCACCGTTCTTTGACGGGGTATTCTTGAACTTCCAAAACGATATCAACGAAGATGCAGTGAACCAAAAGGTGATCAGCTACGAAGTAGGCTATAACTTCAGAAGCTCTAAGTTCAATGCGAACTTGAATGCTTACCGTACACAGTGGAAAGACAGAACCTATACGGCTACCTCTAATCAGCCAGATGGTACCGTTATATTTGGTAACCTGCTTGGGGTAGATGCATTGCACCAAGGGGTAGAACTCGATGCAGTTTTTGAGCCTTACGCAGGTTTGAGATTCACAGGTATGATCTCTATCGGAGACTGGAGATGGCAAAATGACCTAGAGAACGTAAATCTTTACGATGAGGAGCAAAACTTGATCGAAACGGTCAATATATTCATCAAAGATGTACACGTATCGGATGCGGCGCAGACTACAGCAGCTCTCGGAGTACAGTACGAATTGTTGAAAGGCCTCAGATTCGGAGTGGATTACAATTATGCAGCGAGATATTATGCGCAGTTTGATCCGACTTCTAGAGAGTCAAAGGATAGCGATGGTAACAACATCGATTCATGGGAGATTCCTGCGTTTGGATTGGTTGATTTGAACTTGACCTATGATTTTGAGATCGCTGGCTTCAACTCTTCGCTCTACGGTAACGTCTACAACGTAGCGAATACCAAATATGTATCGGATGCCAATGATGGATCAAACCATGATGCAGCATCGTCTAGCGTGTACTATGGAGCAGGGACTACTTGGAACCTCGGATTGAAAATGAGATTTTAA
- a CDS encoding putative porin has translation MRIKNIGLFVLLVALSVVAEAQILDDSTRLVYGPTSTQYITVDDLKQSDTLYHTMDTSLYNLEKFLLPRGSEVDYQNLGNNGTALKPMYYDIPTMIGRTTGFHAYDPYVKTPEQFKYYDTKSPFIDLNVVFGGKGRNMVDFAFSRNINPQWNVGFDITHVSSEKQIGTSSLKENQVKSTAADFYVYYRTKNKKYHAMFHAYTNDQVILETGGIVETTDQTDYYLYQDADIYLRNAQSFDKRGRLYLYHEYSLKPFFEVYNTIERSVVTNEYTDTPLDESVDYYKDLLIRTDSTEDASTMTETKIEAGIKGRVSDRIYYSAYVKRRDLDFRYRYISPFENVGENYLGGDIKLLVTKTNELGGRAEVMDQGNYYFTGYFKNSFLRASYTSSLYEPSFLADRYYGNHYEWDNSFNSTLANSINGSIFFTLPFLYVEPEVTISTIDEYVYFGYDQKAKQESDAIFVNKYSAKANLTFLKHMHLDNRLVWNNVSGKGANAMRVPDWNYFGKLYYSNIVFNDFMEFQLGFNLRWQSAYQAKAYDPITQQFYLQDDFELPSYFTADVFFVMKANDLSLFINVEYLNQGRDQGYFASPYYPGQRRAIDLGLRWMFFD, from the coding sequence GTGAGAATCAAAAATATTGGTCTGTTTGTATTGCTAGTAGCACTATCTGTAGTGGCTGAGGCACAAATTTTGGATGATTCTACTCGCTTGGTCTATGGACCGACTTCTACGCAGTACATCACCGTCGATGATCTCAAGCAGAGCGATACGCTGTATCATACGATGGATACATCACTGTACAACTTGGAGAAATTTCTCTTGCCGAGAGGCTCTGAGGTAGACTACCAAAACTTGGGAAACAACGGGACAGCACTCAAACCCATGTACTATGACATCCCTACAATGATCGGGCGCACGACGGGTTTTCATGCCTACGATCCCTATGTCAAGACACCGGAGCAGTTCAAGTATTACGACACCAAGTCCCCTTTCATTGATCTCAATGTGGTCTTTGGTGGAAAGGGAAGGAATATGGTCGATTTTGCGTTTTCTCGCAATATCAATCCCCAATGGAACGTAGGCTTTGATATCACTCACGTTTCGTCCGAAAAGCAAATTGGAACTTCGTCTCTCAAAGAAAATCAGGTCAAGAGCACTGCGGCGGATTTTTATGTATACTACCGGACCAAAAACAAAAAGTATCATGCGATGTTTCATGCCTATACCAACGATCAAGTGATCCTAGAGACGGGTGGTATAGTAGAGACAACGGACCAAACGGATTACTATCTTTATCAGGATGCAGATATTTATTTGCGCAATGCACAGAGCTTTGACAAGCGTGGACGCTTGTATCTCTATCATGAGTATTCTTTGAAGCCGTTTTTTGAGGTGTACAATACGATCGAACGATCGGTGGTGACGAATGAATACACCGATACGCCGTTGGACGAATCTGTGGATTATTACAAAGACTTGTTGATTAGGACGGACTCTACTGAGGATGCATCGACCATGACAGAGACCAAAATCGAAGCTGGAATCAAAGGTAGGGTGTCGGATCGTATTTATTATTCGGCCTATGTCAAGCGTAGAGATTTGGATTTTCGCTATCGATACATCAGCCCCTTTGAAAATGTGGGAGAAAACTACCTTGGAGGAGATATCAAGCTGCTGGTCACCAAAACCAACGAGTTGGGGGGACGGGCTGAAGTGATGGATCAAGGCAACTACTATTTTACGGGCTATTTCAAAAATTCATTTCTCCGAGCTAGCTACACGAGCAGTTTGTACGAACCTTCGTTTTTGGCTGACCGCTATTATGGCAACCACTATGAATGGGACAATAGCTTCAATTCGACCTTAGCCAATAGCATTAACGGTTCTATTTTCTTCACTTTGCCGTTTTTGTATGTAGAGCCAGAGGTGACGATCTCGACGATTGATGAGTATGTTTATTTTGGCTATGACCAAAAGGCGAAACAGGAGAGTGATGCCATTTTTGTCAATAAGTATTCGGCGAAGGCTAATTTGACTTTTTTGAAGCACATGCATCTTGACAATCGTCTCGTATGGAACAACGTGTCGGGCAAAGGAGCCAACGCCATGAGAGTGCCAGATTGGAATTACTTCGGCAAGCTCTATTACTCCAATATTGTATTCAATGATTTCATGGAGTTTCAGCTGGGGTTCAATTTGCGATGGCAGTCGGCGTATCAGGCGAAGGCATATGACCCGATTACTCAGCAGTTTTATCTACAGGACGATTTTGAATTGCCGTCGTACTTTACGGCAGATGTGTTTTTCGTGATGAAGGCCAACGACCTTTCGCTCTTCATCAATGTAGAGTATCTCAACCAAGGCCGTGACCAGGGCTACTTTGCTAGCCCTTATTACCCAGGTCAGCGTAGAGCCATTGATTTGGGGCTGAGGTGGATGTTTTTTGATTAG
- a CDS encoding tol-pal system YbgF family protein gives MSYAHLFLFLLCWTCRTELIAQKSIDQHPKIYSAYQDILKLKLNSGRSKLKSIIPSHEELGHYHYTQSLADVLEILVSEDARLFKKYEDSEEDHLDGIDELEGDDPYKRFYSAEIKIQWAIVKTMFQDDIRAGWALKSAYSDIEDNLERYPDFSPNYKSLGTLHVLFSVVPESYHWILKFFGLKSSTIQGWNELSKIEENSPYWLEANLTKSLIALNIINQEEVTMEILDDLLRKNKDNLIVNYFYNIALIKYAKSEQALASLTRLNYVGSSYYSIPNIYYKLGEIYIQKQQYAMARLNYSKFLNRQKGSNFVKDTWFKIFLTYWLEGQDKIAEVHWQKAKKTGSTIVAADKNAADLLANDHYPNKNLIKARLATDGGYFALAHRTLKNIQQESIKNERDEAEYFYRYGRLYDKEGKEEDALFNYLNTIKKSGKENWYFAPSACLQTGYIYQARQDTEKAEYYFRKVFTYNKYKYKEDIDYKAKAALALL, from the coding sequence GTGAGTTATGCTCACCTTTTTTTGTTTTTACTCTGCTGGACCTGTCGTACAGAGCTCATAGCTCAAAAATCCATAGACCAACATCCCAAAATCTATTCGGCGTACCAGGACATCCTCAAACTCAAGCTGAATTCGGGAAGGAGTAAGCTCAAATCCATCATCCCCAGTCACGAAGAGCTCGGCCACTACCATTATACTCAGAGTCTCGCCGACGTGCTAGAGATTCTCGTCTCCGAAGATGCCCGACTGTTCAAAAAATACGAGGACAGTGAAGAAGACCACTTGGATGGAATCGACGAGCTAGAAGGAGACGATCCCTACAAAAGATTCTATTCGGCAGAGATCAAGATACAATGGGCTATCGTCAAAACGATGTTTCAGGATGACATCCGTGCGGGCTGGGCACTAAAAAGTGCCTACAGCGACATAGAAGACAACCTTGAGCGGTACCCTGACTTCTCACCCAACTACAAATCTCTAGGGACCTTGCATGTACTCTTTTCGGTCGTACCCGAAAGCTACCACTGGATTCTCAAATTCTTTGGACTCAAGTCCAGTACCATCCAAGGATGGAACGAGCTGTCCAAAATTGAAGAAAATAGCCCCTACTGGCTCGAAGCAAACCTAACCAAGAGCCTCATCGCACTCAACATCATCAACCAAGAAGAGGTCACCATGGAGATTCTCGACGATCTACTGCGCAAGAACAAGGACAATTTGATCGTCAACTACTTTTACAACATCGCTCTGATCAAATATGCCAAAAGTGAGCAAGCTCTAGCCTCCCTCACTCGGCTCAACTATGTAGGTAGCAGCTACTATTCCATCCCAAACATCTACTACAAACTCGGGGAGATCTACATCCAAAAGCAGCAGTACGCTATGGCGCGACTCAATTATTCCAAGTTTCTCAATCGTCAAAAAGGAAGCAATTTCGTCAAGGACACTTGGTTCAAGATATTCCTCACCTACTGGCTAGAGGGACAAGACAAGATTGCTGAAGTACATTGGCAAAAAGCAAAAAAAACAGGCAGCACGATAGTCGCCGCAGACAAAAATGCCGCGGACCTGCTAGCCAACGACCATTACCCAAACAAGAACTTGATCAAAGCTCGGCTCGCTACAGATGGCGGCTACTTTGCGCTGGCACACCGCACACTCAAAAACATCCAACAAGAGAGCATCAAAAACGAACGCGACGAAGCAGAATACTTCTACCGCTACGGTAGACTCTACGACAAAGAGGGCAAAGAAGAGGATGCACTATTCAACTACCTCAATACAATCAAAAAATCTGGGAAAGAAAACTGGTATTTTGCTCCATCGGCCTGCCTACAAACAGGCTATATCTACCAAGCCCGACAGGACACCGAAAAAGCCGAATACTACTTCCGAAAGGTCTTCACCTACAACAAGTATAAATACAAAGAAGACATCGACTACAAAGCCAAAGCAGCATTGGCTTTGCTATAA
- a CDS encoding zinc ribbon domain-containing protein, whose translation MESTVAQKLEALTKLQSIDSKLDEIIKVRGALPEEVMDLEDEVAGYETRVGNHNSAIEELELSITNNKTAIKDSEKLIQKYEEQQMNVRNNREYDAITKEVELQQLEIQILEKRIKEAHAKIESKNFEIEDTKSALLERQKDLDNKKGELDNITAESEEEEKKLLKNREKASGQIEERLLTAYNKIRGNVRNGLAVVPVKRDACGGCFNVVPPQKQAEIREKKKLIVCEHCGRVLSDVEDVIVEEKKPTRTRRTAAKKKA comes from the coding sequence ATGGAAAGTACTGTAGCGCAAAAGCTTGAAGCTCTCACTAAATTACAATCAATAGATTCTAAACTTGACGAAATCATAAAGGTTCGAGGTGCATTGCCAGAAGAGGTAATGGACTTGGAAGATGAGGTCGCAGGGTACGAAACAAGAGTGGGAAACCACAACAGTGCTATTGAAGAACTAGAGTTGTCGATCACCAACAACAAAACTGCCATCAAAGATTCAGAAAAACTGATTCAAAAATACGAGGAGCAGCAGATGAACGTGAGAAACAACCGTGAGTATGATGCCATCACCAAGGAGGTAGAATTGCAACAACTAGAGATTCAAATTCTCGAAAAAAGAATCAAAGAAGCTCACGCCAAAATCGAGTCTAAAAACTTCGAAATCGAGGACACCAAATCTGCCCTCTTGGAGAGACAAAAAGACTTGGACAACAAAAAAGGTGAACTAGACAATATCACTGCCGAGAGCGAAGAAGAAGAAAAGAAACTCTTGAAAAACAGAGAAAAGGCATCTGGTCAGATCGAAGAAAGACTTTTGACCGCCTACAACAAAATCAGAGGAAACGTGCGAAACGGCCTTGCAGTAGTCCCTGTCAAAAGAGACGCGTGTGGCGGATGTTTCAACGTCGTGCCTCCACAAAAGCAAGCAGAAATCCGGGAGAAGAAAAAACTCATCGTGTGCGAGCACTGTGGCAGAGTCCTCTCTGATGTAGAGGATGTGATCGTTGAAGAAAAGAAGCCTACAAGAACAAGAAGAACGGCGGCTAAGAAGAAAGCATAA
- a CDS encoding HAD family hydrolase produces the protein MKKLALFDFDGTITSKDTLFEIAKFSTTPVKYYTNLLLLSPVFVGVKGGWISAQKGKEHFLKMFFGGMDTLAFAGLCERFCDKHLPQIIRPQALKEIQKHLREKTDIYIVSASPQDWIKPWTDLLGISCISTALETDQSVITGKILGTNCNGEEKVIRIRKILDLTGYDTIEAYGDTKGDIPMLKLANTKHFKPFT, from the coding sequence ATGAAAAAACTTGCACTTTTTGATTTTGACGGCACCATCACAAGCAAAGACACCCTCTTTGAGATCGCTAAGTTCTCTACCACTCCAGTCAAATATTACACCAATCTCCTCTTGCTCTCTCCCGTTTTCGTAGGAGTCAAAGGAGGATGGATCTCTGCCCAAAAAGGAAAAGAACATTTCTTGAAAATGTTCTTTGGTGGCATGGACACGCTCGCATTTGCGGGGCTGTGCGAACGATTTTGTGACAAGCACTTGCCTCAAATCATTCGTCCACAGGCACTCAAAGAGATCCAAAAACACTTGCGTGAAAAAACGGACATCTACATCGTCTCAGCTTCTCCTCAGGATTGGATCAAACCCTGGACAGACCTATTGGGCATCTCCTGTATTTCTACTGCTTTGGAGACAGACCAGTCCGTGATCACTGGAAAAATCCTAGGAACCAACTGCAACGGAGAGGAAAAAGTCATACGAATACGCAAAATCCTGGACCTCACAGGATACGATACCATCGAAGCATACGGAGATACCAAAGGCGACATTCCGATGCTCAAACTCGCCAATACCAAACACTTCAAACCTTTCACCTAA
- a CDS encoding Nif3-like dinuclear metal center hexameric protein, with protein sequence MTPKFNQVLEPNPEHMQISEVIGHLNQWAPPAYQESYDNSRLIVGDAHTAITGILISLDCTEAVVEEAITKGCNLIVSHHPIVFSGLKSLTGKNYVERTVIKAIKNDIALFSIHTNLDNVHTGVNKKICDLIGLNQTRILAPKSGLLTKLTSFVPLDHREAVLQALYLAGAGSIGNYDQCSFTVEGTGTFRPNASANPYSGQAGEVSTAAESRIEVLLPRHLQSQIVRALQKSHPYEEVAYYLTELSNTHQEVGSGMIGQLTEPMSSTAFLQHLKDTFHLSVIKHTAIHRDQIQKIAVCGGAGSFLLRSAKSAGADVFVTGDFKYHEFFDAEDSILIADIGHYESEVFTKELIYDFLIEKLGNIALNFSEENTNPVKYF encoded by the coding sequence TTGACCCCTAAGTTTAATCAAGTATTGGAACCAAATCCCGAACACATGCAGATCAGTGAAGTAATCGGACACCTCAACCAATGGGCCCCTCCTGCCTATCAAGAATCCTACGACAACTCCCGATTGATCGTCGGTGACGCTCATACAGCAATCACAGGCATACTCATCTCTCTTGATTGCACGGAAGCAGTCGTCGAAGAAGCCATCACCAAAGGCTGCAATCTGATCGTTTCGCATCATCCAATCGTATTCTCTGGTCTCAAGAGTCTAACCGGCAAAAACTACGTTGAGCGAACAGTCATCAAGGCCATCAAAAACGATATCGCATTGTTCAGCATCCACACCAACCTCGACAATGTACACACCGGTGTCAACAAAAAGATCTGTGACCTAATCGGGCTAAATCAGACCCGTATCCTTGCTCCCAAAAGCGGCCTATTGACCAAACTCACGAGCTTCGTACCTCTGGACCACCGCGAAGCAGTACTTCAAGCGCTGTATCTAGCAGGAGCAGGCAGCATCGGCAACTACGACCAATGCAGCTTCACCGTCGAAGGCACAGGTACCTTCCGTCCCAATGCTTCGGCCAATCCATACAGTGGACAAGCCGGAGAGGTCAGTACAGCTGCAGAATCACGTATCGAGGTACTCCTACCCCGACACCTTCAAAGCCAAATCGTACGTGCGCTACAAAAAAGCCACCCTTATGAAGAGGTAGCCTACTACCTCACAGAGCTCAGTAACACCCACCAAGAAGTAGGTTCAGGAATGATCGGTCAGCTCACCGAGCCGATGAGCAGTACCGCCTTCTTGCAACACCTCAAGGATACATTCCATCTCTCGGTGATCAAACACACCGCGATCCACCGCGATCAAATACAGAAAATAGCAGTATGTGGAGGAGCGGGTAGCTTCCTACTAAGATCAGCCAAAAGCGCTGGCGCTGATGTATTTGTGACAGGAGATTTCAAGTACCATGAATTTTTCGATGCAGAGGATTCAATACTCATTGCAGATATCGGACACTATGAAAGTGAAGTCTTTACAAAAGAATTAATTTATGATTTTTTAATAGAAAAATTGGGTAATATTGCACTCAATTTCTCCGAGGAGAACACAAATCCGGTTAAATACTTTTAG
- a CDS encoding glycosyltransferase family 2 protein has protein sequence MELLFWILIALVGYTYVGYGILLYILVKLRGSKINPSVYTSNHEIPITHIVAAFNEEDYIEEKIKNALALDYPSALNELWIVTDGSTDSTPDLVKKHENVKLFHSPERKGKIHAVNRVMPLVKTPVVVYSDANTILNAESLHHITRHYLDPAVGCVSGEKRIRQEDSDEASSAGEGMYWKYESFLKKYDYHLYSVVGAAGELFSIRTDLYQEIQTDTLIEDFYLSLSIAKKGYKIAYEPDAYALENSSDSIKEESKRKIRIAAGGHQAIWRLRALLNVFKYGWLSFQFISHRVLRWTLTPLALLGLLVLNVLLAQHSLLYLGLLFAQVAFYLLAYLGYFFQKRKIKVKAFFVPFYFTFMNLSVYQGFARFVRGSQSVLWERASRKK, from the coding sequence ATGGAACTTTTATTTTGGATCTTGATCGCTCTAGTAGGCTACACCTATGTCGGGTATGGCATCCTGCTTTACATTCTGGTCAAACTCAGAGGGTCAAAAATCAACCCATCCGTATATACCTCCAATCACGAAATCCCCATCACCCATATCGTAGCTGCATTCAACGAAGAAGACTACATCGAAGAAAAAATCAAGAATGCACTCGCACTTGACTACCCAAGTGCGCTCAATGAACTATGGATCGTGACCGATGGCAGCACAGACAGTACTCCTGATTTGGTCAAAAAACACGAAAATGTGAAGCTCTTTCATAGTCCCGAACGAAAGGGGAAAATCCATGCTGTGAACCGCGTCATGCCTCTCGTCAAAACACCAGTAGTCGTCTATTCAGATGCCAACACCATCCTCAACGCAGAATCACTCCATCACATCACACGACACTACCTTGACCCTGCGGTCGGGTGTGTCTCTGGAGAAAAAAGAATTCGCCAAGAGGATAGTGACGAAGCATCCAGTGCTGGGGAAGGCATGTATTGGAAGTATGAGTCATTCCTCAAGAAGTATGACTACCACCTCTACTCAGTCGTAGGTGCAGCAGGCGAACTCTTCTCTATCCGCACCGACCTCTACCAAGAGATCCAAACAGATACGCTCATCGAGGACTTTTACTTGTCGCTGAGCATCGCTAAGAAAGGCTACAAAATCGCATACGAACCCGATGCCTACGCCCTCGAAAACTCCTCCGACTCGATCAAGGAAGAATCCAAACGAAAAATAAGAATTGCTGCGGGAGGACATCAAGCCATCTGGAGATTACGAGCTTTACTCAATGTCTTCAAATATGGCTGGCTCAGTTTCCAATTCATCTCTCACCGTGTCTTGCGATGGACACTGACCCCTCTAGCGCTACTAGGACTACTCGTACTCAATGTACTCCTGGCACAGCACAGCCTACTCTATCTTGGTCTGCTCTTTGCACAAGTAGCGTTCTATCTGTTGGCTTACTTGGGCTATTTTTTCCAAAAACGAAAAATCAAAGTCAAAGCTTTCTTTGTCCCTTTCTACTTCACCTTTATGAATCTATCCGTGTACCAAGGGTTTGCACGTTTCGTCCGAGGCAGTCAATCCGTGCTCTGGGAACGGGCATCAAGAAAAAAGTAA
- a CDS encoding tRNA-(ms[2]io[6]A)-hydroxylase — MEKTTLGLNLPTDPRWVNIAEKDIAEILIDHAYCEQKAASSGISLIVTYPEREDLVEVMTELVAEEWGHFERVLEKMKARGVSLGRKRKDEYVAAISQILKTGGSRDEQLVEKLLLNALIEARSCERFKLLWQHIEDEDLSKFYYELMVSEAGHYHTFLDLAKKYTSEEHVSQRWSEFLVAEAEIMKNLEVRSDRMH, encoded by the coding sequence ATGGAAAAGACCACATTAGGACTGAACCTTCCTACAGACCCTCGGTGGGTCAATATTGCCGAGAAAGATATCGCTGAGATATTGATTGATCATGCTTATTGTGAACAGAAAGCTGCCTCGTCTGGCATCTCACTGATTGTGACATATCCCGAGCGCGAGGATTTGGTGGAGGTTATGACAGAGTTGGTCGCAGAGGAGTGGGGACACTTTGAGCGCGTATTGGAGAAGATGAAAGCACGGGGTGTAAGCCTCGGACGCAAGCGCAAGGACGAGTACGTCGCGGCGATCAGTCAGATCCTCAAAACGGGAGGGTCTAGAGACGAGCAGCTCGTAGAGAAACTTCTACTCAATGCGCTGATCGAAGCACGAAGCTGTGAGCGCTTCAAGTTGCTCTGGCAGCACATCGAGGACGAGGATTTGTCCAAGTTTTACTACGAACTGATGGTTTCAGAGGCAGGGCACTATCACACGTTTTTGGATCTCGCCAAGAAGTATACTAGTGAGGAGCATGTGTCCCAACGTTGGTCGGAATTTCTCGTGGCAGAGGCCGAAATTATGAAGAATCTCGAAGTGCGCTCTGATCGGATGCACTAA